AACCTCTGACAGAATAATGAAACAGCTTACAGAATTAAGTTATGGTTAATACCTGCTCCCAGGGCATTGGCATATTTTCTAGAAGCTTGTAGACTGCATGGGGAACAAATTTAAGAGCTCCAAGATATACACGTTTATCATGCCGATATTTTTTAGACGACATGTCACCGTGGTCTCTGCATGGAGAAAACGATTAGTATACACAAATTGTACAAGAATATGCACACATTCAAAGTAACTAGTGAggtatcaaacacaatattgtGTAAAAAAGATGCTCACAAACTAGACCAGCAAACGAGTATACTCAGATACAGTAGAACTTGCACAGAAAATCCTAGGAGGATGAATAAGTATTGAACCTTTTTCCAATTTGATCAAATTTATGGAGATTCGACTCATTTGAAATATCACCCACGCaagtaaaattattaaaaacgaAAATAATTAGATTTAGTGGCCCGGCATTAAAAAAACTGGCACCCTATAATCACAATCACATTTATTAAGGGAAGATTTGAACTAAACAAACTAGACAGTATGTACCAAGGTAAAATCACAGGGTGTAGCTGAAGGCCAAATTTCAAGTGTTTGAGGGTGAAGATGAGGGCCAGCCGCCAGGATGGGTCGTACTCTAAATACACGTCATCCCGTGATTTAACTCTCCAACTATGACTCGTTACAAGCTGAATTTGCACTATGTGAATTATATACTTAACTagcaatataattaatcaaataaatccTGAACCCCAGAACTAATCAGACCTATTTTACGTAGTTATCATATTAAGCCAGAGCATAATAGTAAGTACACCTCGGCGCATTTATCCATAACAGCTAATTCATGGATCCAAACATTTCACTTGAGCTTCAAAATACTTCAATCAAccaaaacaacttaaaatctCAACAATCACACATACTTACACCAACAAACACATAAACTGAAATACGAACACAacaaatatcaataaaattaaacCAAAAAACTCACCGAATAATCTTCCTCACATGCTCCGGAGGCAAATCCTCCTTCTGCGGCTCCACGAAACCAAATTTGCGCTTATCTCCATACCTCTTCGAGTTCAACTGCATCCACTTCCTCGCTTTTTCTTCTAACCTAGCCTCCGCTTCCTCCGGTGTCGGAAGCACAGTATACGACGGTTGCGCCGCCGGCGGAGGCGGTATAGGACCGCCAGCTCCGCCGGTTCCTGGAGGTAGTATCGCGCCGCCTCCGCCGGTTCCCGGCGGCGCAATATGAGCGGCGTTATTCCACATATCCTGTCCGCTATTATTCCACATAGTTCTGGAAGAATATAAAACCCTAGAACATCAGATCTTGCGTGTATTACGAACACGTATGTTCGtgattgtatgtatatgttgggtgtgtatgtatatgattCGTCTCAGTCGCGACTCACTGGCTAGGGTTTTGGAGAGCGATGAGAGAGGTTCTGAATGTTTTTTAATCGAGAGGGAGGGAGGAGAGTGAGAGGTGATTGGATTGATAAAAATAGAACGATAAATTGTTTTGGGTGGGCCTTTTCCTGCTTTATATTGCATCCGTAGGCGGTAAGATGACCGACTGTCTATTGGGCCTTAATGTGTGATTAATTTCAACTTTCTCTGGGCTTATACTCCTATCGTGTTACCGTTAGATCACttgacaaatttatttttagaagGTCTTTTATccaacatttttattttaattcaacGTTTATAGTTTGTTATACACTAAGTAATCAGAATTTCTTGcatccaaatttttttattaataatatgtcATACCGCAAAGTTATAATTTTAGTCGCTTCTTACCAGAAAACAATCTCCTTATAATATTGTCTTACATGCTATCTTATATGctcgtaatttttttttagagcGGGTGCAATACATGTTTGACCTGACCTTGGTGGAAGAATTTGATTCATTTACAGTTGGAAGAAGTTCTTGAATAAAACGTTTTTCAGCTATCTTGTATACTCGTAATCTTTTTTAGAGCAGGTGAAATACATGTATGACATGATTTTGGTGGAAGAACTTGATTCATTTATATAGTTGGAAGAACTTCCTGAATAGAACGTCATTCCATTTATGCCATTGGAAAAAAATTATTGGACAAGTCATTTTTCATCTAGGTCGTTGGAAGAAGTCACTCTCATATTTATAGTGTTGGAGGAAGGTAAACAAGTTGGGCCGCGTGCGATGATGGATTGGCCAGCTCTgcaacattttattattatcaccATGTATTTTCTAACTCCATTGATAATTGACTTTGCATTAAAGTTGGATGCGGCGTATAAAGAGCTTTCAACTCATATAAAGATTTCCCTTTTAAATAAAGTGTCGTCGATTTTAATGAGAAGATTATTAATCAGAGGCATTTACTAACGCATTTCGATCTTTTTTATCGGAAACACCACGATTTGTAGattcataattaataaaaaaatacaatacacaAGAGGTGGTCCACAAGCAGTAACCGAGAAAAAGATAGTTTAAAAATACAGGATTTGCTAGaacatataaatatgtgtttttCTTACAAGCATTACAAATCCTTCAACATATTTGGACACATAATAACATACTGTCAAAATTGATTACAGATTatacaaaattatgattttacaCACTTTTTCTCTAAAATAACGACGACAAACAAGTTTACATAAAAATTGTATAAGATTTAACACACAAAATTTTGACAAGTTTAATTTATTAAAGAAGAAATATAATTGACAAAATTTTTGACAAAGATATATAAACACATcttaatgatgttaaaatgcGATAATAACGTATAACATAGATCATAACATATATGtcaagaatttttaataaatatatatttaggagATTTTATCTGATTTGGAAGACATTTTTCTTTTGAGAAAGGAAAAATATATGTGATATAACCTCACTCCTTTTCCGGTGGCACTTAACAcgaacttttaattagaaaaacaaAGATCCATGGTTTAAATAAactctaatatttttaagtgttttttataaatttaaaaacttattcttaattcttttttttggaAGTCAATACATTACATTTAAttcacttttaataataaaaaattcattctcTTACATATTATCTATTTTTTACTTTCTCAAGTTCATATATCAATCACAAAAATGAGATAAATGAGATAAAGAGTACTGATTTCTAACAatcatatatattcattatattgAAAAATCAATTACAATAATTTCGcgcaagtttaaaaaaaaaaacaaaaaacgaaAGGGTCGTTAAAGCAATCGTGACGGCATCCTGGGCTGTTGTTGAGGAGTGAACgtttaaaacttttattcacATAAAATCACTCcccaataattatttatttgtacCGGTCATTTAAAAAACTCATTTCTTCCATTGGAGCTGGAGTAGCATAACTGCATAACTCAGCCTGCTTTCCCTGTTTGTCAACTCCCCCGTCTCACGAGGTAAGCCTCCTCTGATTTAGGGTTTCTTCGTTGTTCATAATCTATTTACCCAGCTCTCCTGTACGTTGTTATGTATTTCATGAAATAAGtggttattattttacaaagttttaataATACTGTGCTTGCTGTTGTAAATTAGATCTTCTCGatgaattttaatttgtttcaaGTGTAAGATAAATATGCTGCAAGTATATATGATTCAATCTCTGTACGAACCTGATTTGCGTTTCTAGTTCTTGGTGTGTAAAATTAAACACTTGTTGAGTTTGGAACACTGATTACAACTTTAAGTATGGGTGCTAGATTTTACACAGGCTTCTGAGAGATTATTTTGTAATCCGAATTGGGAGATGTGGGAGGAATTTATTCATTGTTGTTTACTTTGCGCGATTTTTCTCGAAAAATTGTCTGAAGTTGCCTCTGCACTCCCCATAGGGAAGAGTCCACACCATATACTTCAAATTAGATATACGGGTTTCTTTCCTAGTAAAGATATTTGTTACTTATTGCGATTTGTGGACTAATAAGCATGATTAAGTGTAAATAattatttctcaaacaaaagCAACTATACTGTATTTGAGTCTTGTTATGTTGAATATTGTATTTGTGTTGCATTTTGCAATGCTGGAGAGAGTACTTTCTTTCTCCTTAGTGAGTTTTTGTAGCCGGGATTTTTTCTGTTATCGTAGCATGATCTATTTACAGTACATATAACATTCAGGAGGTAAATGGCAGAGAGTATCGCACAAGCGCAACAACCGGCTTCTTTTGATTATGAGCTCTATGAAGGCGATCCTGATCATCTTAGGACTGTTGTAGCTACGCCGAATCAAGCTACTCCTTGGATAGATCCTGCAACATTGAAACTTAAGCATAGGATTGGCCGTGGACCGTTTGGTGATGTCTGGTTAGCAACACATCACCAGTCATCTGACGAATATGATAGGTATCATGAAGTGGCTGTTAAGATGTTACATCCGGTTAAGGAGGATCACATGCAAAAATTTCTGAACAAGTTTGAGgagatttttttaaagtctCGCCAACTTCAAGGTGTATGTTGGTTGCATGGTATCTCTATAATATCTGGGAAGGTGCACACGTCGTTTTAAACAATTTCCTAATTAATACTTTGTATTATTCGCTGCATGATGTAACCAATTTAATGCAAACTCCTTATCAGATCTGTATAGCAGTTAAATTTTACGAGGGATCAGTTGGCGACCAAATCGCCCGGCTAAAGGGAGGAAAGTTGTTGCTGCCTGATGTTTTAAGGTAATATATACAAGTTGCATTTTATTTACCATAGGTTTCAAGTTTTTGAGGAATGTGTGGCTAATTCTTAGAAAATATGGATGTTGTCAGGTATGGAATTGGGCTGGCAATAGGAATCCAAGAATTGCACTCACTAGGCGTCCTGGTTCTGAATATTAAGCCAACTAATTTCCTCATTGATGACCATGACCAAGCAGTTATTGGAGACTTCGGAATTCCATATCTACTTATGGGAATTCCACTGCCTGATTCAAATTTCGCTATCAGACTTGGAACACCCAACTACATGGCTCCAGAACAATGGGAACCAGAAGTAAGAGGGCCAATAACCTTTGAAACTGATACTTGGGGTTTTGGATGCAGCATTGTGGAGATGTTAACCGGAATTCAGCCCTGGTTTGGGAAATCTGCTGAAGAGATTTATCAATCAGTCGTGATGAAGCAAGAAAAACCACTAATTCCAGCCGGTCTCCCCCCTGCAGTTGAGAATGTCATTAGTGGTTGTTTTGAGTATGATCTACGCAATCGTCCTTTGATGGCAGATATTCTTCATGCATTTGAGAGGTTATTTTCTTTCCCCATTGACCTTCTTACGTTTGCCTTAAAAGTCACAGACCACTACATCTCTTTTACAAGTTGGACCATAACTTTTACTAGTCTTAACCAAAGAAGTAAATTATTTGCGGtcatgtattttttttctttccaaGTTATGTGTGGCCagatatattttcaaatatgtCACTCTCTTGGCCAGGTAAAGTGTCCTGGGAAGCATAGCTCTTAACAATGGTAAATGAACAAAGAACATAGAGAACATAAACATTCCCCTCACTCTATTCTTGTTCTAATACTTATTTCACACTACTTAAATGCAGAACATAGAACACATCAACATTCCCCTCACTCTATTCTTGTTCTAATACTTATTTCGCACTACTTAAATACCCTCTAACATTAAACCACAAAAGCTGAATTTATATGCTTGGTGAATTTGCAGTTCACAGAATGCGGTTTACAGTGATGGTGAATGGATTGGTCTGGAAAGCAGAAAGGTCCCTGAGAAGTTAAGTGGCAAGTGCTTTTCCACATGGTTCCTCTCAAAGGATCTTCTTCAAGTGGGTGACACAGTACGCTCAAGAAAAGCACCAGACTCTTGCAAGCCGCAAACCATGGTTGTTCCCGAGGGGACTGTAGTTGGCTTGGAGAAGGACACTGATAGAGATGGATTTGTTCTGGTGCGTGTTCCTAGAGTGCACGATCCACTGAGGATAAATGTCTCAACCCTAGAGAGGGTGACAACTGGTTTGGCTGTTGGTGATTGGGTGCGATTGATGGAGGAAACTAACAAGCACTCATCTATTGGTATTATACATTCAATACATCGTGATGGTAATACTGCAGTTGGTTTTCTAGGGCTGGAGACTCTTTGGGAAGGACATTCGTCTAAGCTTCAGATAGCAGAGCCATATTTTGTTGGAAATTTTGTGAGGTTGAAGGCAAATCTCTTCACTCCACGCTTTGAATGGCCTCGTAAAAACGGAGGTACATGGGCTACTGGGAGGATTTCACAGATACATCCAAATGGGTGCCTTGTTGTGAGGTTCCCTGGAAGGTTTGTGTTTGGAAATGAACCAAACAGCTTTTTGGCTGATCCAGCTGATGTAGAGACCGTTACTTTTGATACCTATCCTGGGCTAGTGGGGAAATACCAGCATATTGAGGATTATCACTGGGCTGCTCGGCCACTAACCATTGCATTTAGCCTCTTTACTGCTATTAAGTTCGGTATCTTTGTTGGGAAAAGTATGGGTGCAGGAAAAAAGAAGAGAGGTCACACTCAAATTCGTCGTGATGACCATGCTCAAGACGCCCAAACTGCTGCCAATTCTTCATGGCTTCCACCGCCAGTAGCCAACATTCTCTTTGGAGAAGGTCCTACTGCTACTGCTAGGTGACTTGCGTCACTCTTGTACAGTCCTGGCAGATAAACTTAATGTTAATGTACTCTACCCACAGACAATGTACGAAGTTCTTCAGTGTTAATAtagtgtttgtatatatatcttTGTACAGTGTGTTTGTATTAGGTCTCCTATTCAGTAATTATTCTCGTGAAAACTTATAACACAAATGCTTGCTAATTCTCCCTGAAGTTTTGCCGCCTTTAAAAATGTTGAAGGCAGGCTACacttaaataaaatgatattctcACCTGGGTTGAGGGTTTTGCCAAAATACACTGAACaagttaattattaaatatttgttaggCGAACTTATATATAAACAAGTTAATTGCCTCTTCTtctttatttgttattatttatttaataactttaaACTGTTTGAGGCCTCTATTTTATTAACCACACGAGAgattaaaagcaaaaaaagtTGTTTAGTTCATTTTACACTGTTTTTGCGAGTCCGTTCTGAATCAAACAAAAACAGAAGAAGAAAGATCAAGAAATCAGCAGCAAAAGCAGTAAAATGAAAAGGGCTTTCTCTCAGCACATAATGTAAGTCATTCTAACAATCCATCCCTCCGTATCATCCTAATTATCTACATTCTTTGATTTCATGCACAACCCTTATTTGATCTTCCCTTCTATCACTCATCAAGAACAAAATTTATACTCTGTTTCTTGATTTTTCAATGCAGGAGGCGTTTCATAGACTTGGAAAATGTAGAGGAAAGAGAGAATAGCACTGCTATGAGCAGCGCTCACTTTTTGAAAgttgaacaagaagaagttgttgaagtgcaagaaaaagaagaagaagaagtagatGATGTAGCTCATCTTGTTGGTTGCATAAGCCTGCACAAGAAGAGTTCAGACTCAAGTCATGGAggtaatgtatatttatatgtatgggTATATGTGTGTATTTGCATGATTTAATCGGTTATTGTTGTTTCTTGGTTAAATGGGTTTTTAAAGATATGAACTTTAGAAAGATTTTAGTTTCTTGATTGTTTGATCTTGCTTTAGGATGGGTTTCTTGAAACCCTTGATAGTTTTTAGGGTTTAGTAATGATTGTATCAAAGTTCATGTTCCTGACTTCTGGGCATTTTCGAAATTCCATAACTTTTGTGAATCAGAGGTTTTAGGCTTTGATTCTTGAGATTGCACTGTTTTGATCATGCAATTTGATACGACCATTCAAGAACGACGCATTTGTGTAGTTCCATCCTTGTCGAATTGTGTTGTTACATTTGTGCATTACTGTTATGAACATCAAATTTGCTGGCAATCAAATTTGTAAATATGGTGAGTAAACAAGTGTGTTTCTTGATTATAAGTCAGTGAACAACTTGTTTACAGAGAAAATGACATGAGTTCAGACCATATATGAGCCTGTTAGTTGTTATAACTTAAATTACACCATTATATGTAGATACTGAAAAGGATACAGGTTTTTCTTAGTGATGAAGATATGATTTAAGTATATTTGTTTtcgagggggggggggggggtatgtTATGGTAGCCAGTGAAGAAATTGTTATGTTAGGTGAACTTAATGTTGAAATTGAGTAGGCAGGCACGTTATTGTAATCTGTGAAGTTCTCAGAAACCGTAATGGTTGAACCAGGTGAAGATCTCTCAATCCGGAAGTACAGATCTTGGTTCCAAAAGCAAAAGAGAATTGCAGCAAGGCGAGAGAAACAAATAAAGGCAAGTATGGCTCTTGATGATTTTATTGAGGAACAAATGAAACATTTTCATGCTCAGTATAGTAGAGGCGTTGTCCCAACGCACCTGAAGGACCTGTCTAAACTTCTGATGCCAAAATCGACTCCACCAAACGAACTTGCTGCTTTGTCCTGGCTTGGTGATTGGAGGCCCTCTTCCTTTTTGGACCTCCTCCGCTCACTGTCACACTCATTGCCTTCCTTGTCCAAGTCCAAGACAACTGGGCTGGTCCTATCAAAACTGACCCATGATGTACGAATTGAGGAAGCCGTGATTGATGAGGAGATGGCTGAGATCCAAGCTAATTGTATCCTCCATCTCCATTTTGGTCAAGCCAATAAACATGAATCCATTGGGCAAGCATTAGCTTCAATTCATTCCGAGTTCAAGAAGATCCACGCTGTCATCATCAAGGCCCAGAAGCTCAGGTCCATTTCAATACTCATAAAACTAGTACTGTGCATTATAACCGTTTAGCCACTATAACATAAAATCAATCTTGTGATTAGTATTGACTTCAGATAATGTATTGTTTGGGTCTGTATGTTATCCAACAGATACAAAGTATTGGAGTTGATAGTGAAGAATGTGCTTAGCCAAACTGATGCGGCAGAATTCCTGGTAGCATTTGCCGGAATTCAAGATTCTATTCACCAGATTGCCAGAGACCAACGGATGCAGAAAGGATCAGTTTATCTTTCTATGAAGCCCCAGAAATCCAGTTGAGTATCCCGAAAATGCATGTCAGATTTTTCTTGGATAATAGTAGACAGTGAGCGGTAAATCTAGAACTACAGAAATTTAAAGTAAACAGAGGAGCATGCTTGTATATCTTTAGTGTTGAGAAGTGTTCACCATTTACAAAGAGCAGATGAAGTATAATTTTCCCCTCTGCAAATGAGTCAAAATTGATTAGGCTTGTTTGATGGGCTTAAGTTTGGCCCAGTCTAGCTGCTCAGACAATACAGCTTTTATGTATGATGTTTCTgttgaatataaattttcacCTGGGCCATGGATTAGTCCCAAGTTTGTGTCACATTTGCCGTGTCTAACTACTGAGCAATGATCATGCAttttacatgatatttgtagttGCGCTACGCAACTTATGACATATGTTGCGTTTTCTTCCCTACTAGCAATttggcccgtgcttcgcacacggtaacgcttatttttagttttaaataattaattgtgATGTGTTTTTAATCATAGCATTGACTTATAAAAATACAATAGATTCTTATAGTGTTACGAATCACAGTTGTTATTCTCTGACccacaatataatattaatctgTGAGTGATTTGGAGTTTAACAAAGTTAAATTTGATTCATCGGACGGAATTGAATATCGGATGCTTTACACGGTAGGAGCATTAGTAATTTTAGGCCAATAAATATAGTAAAGTGCCTACAGATACATGGCAAGATTGCTTCCACATGTATGCTAAAAAaagttttgaatttttaacaaaaCTTGAGTTTAATGAACTGCACAAACCACTACCTGAACATTGGAGAATAAGCTCCAAGacaaatgaaagaaataatTCTTCTCCTCGTGGCAGAAGTAGTTCATAAAATCTGTGAGGTTAAATCATAGTGCCCCTGCTTAGCACACGGTACCTTTATTatgtttttctaattaattttaacatcgttttattatgattaacgtaatatttgtattttttattattttattataagtttATCGTcaattaacatttatattaacaattaatatttaatttgaatatataactatgtggAAAAACTTTATctactatcaaattttaattattaattaaaaaccatgaataatattaaaaattacgtcatgtaattttatttatttaaatcattATATATGATTCTccatcttttttaatatttagtgtTTTCCGAGTAAATTCTAGAATTATGTCAAAGTTTAACACGGTGTGTTGAACAcattatatctatttatatttaaatattaatatgcataAATTTAGATTCGATTTTTATCaatattagataattttttatatttcaataacAATTTTTCTAAAAGACCTGCtggaaatttcaaaaaaaaaaatgtatatggtcattgttaaatt
This genomic window from Daucus carota subsp. sativus chromosome 7, DH1 v3.0, whole genome shotgun sequence contains:
- the LOC108193262 gene encoding protein KINASE OF THE OUTER CHLOROPLAST MEMBRANE 1-like, producing the protein MAESIAQAQQPASFDYELYEGDPDHLRTVVATPNQATPWIDPATLKLKHRIGRGPFGDVWLATHHQSSDEYDRYHEVAVKMLHPVKEDHMQKFLNKFEEIFLKSRQLQGVCWLHGISIISGKICIAVKFYEGSVGDQIARLKGGKLLLPDVLRYGIGLAIGIQELHSLGVLVLNIKPTNFLIDDHDQAVIGDFGIPYLLMGIPLPDSNFAIRLGTPNYMAPEQWEPEVRGPITFETDTWGFGCSIVEMLTGIQPWFGKSAEEIYQSVVMKQEKPLIPAGLPPAVENVISGCFEYDLRNRPLMADILHAFESSQNAVYSDGEWIGLESRKVPEKLSGKCFSTWFLSKDLLQVGDTVRSRKAPDSCKPQTMVVPEGTVVGLEKDTDRDGFVLVRVPRVHDPLRINVSTLERVTTGLAVGDWVRLMEETNKHSSIGIIHSIHRDGNTAVGFLGLETLWEGHSSKLQIAEPYFVGNFVRLKANLFTPRFEWPRKNGGTWATGRISQIHPNGCLVVRFPGRFVFGNEPNSFLADPADVETVTFDTYPGLVGKYQHIEDYHWAARPLTIAFSLFTAIKFGIFVGKSMGAGKKKRGHTQIRRDDHAQDAQTAANSSWLPPPVANILFGEGPTATAR
- the LOC108195549 gene encoding protein DOG1-like 2 — its product is MKRAFSQHIMRRFIDLENVEERENSTAMSSAHFLKVEQEEVVEVQEKEEEEVDDVAHLVGCISLHKKSSDSSHGGEDLSIRKYRSWFQKQKRIAARREKQIKASMALDDFIEEQMKHFHAQYSRGVVPTHLKDLSKLLMPKSTPPNELAALSWLGDWRPSSFLDLLRSLSHSLPSLSKSKTTGLVLSKLTHDVRIEEAVIDEEMAEIQANCILHLHFGQANKHESIGQALASIHSEFKKIHAVIIKAQKLRYKVLELIVKNVLSQTDAAEFLVAFAGIQDSIHQIARDQRMQKGSVYLSMKPQKSS